One genomic region from Patescibacteria group bacterium encodes:
- a CDS encoding glycosyltransferase family 1 protein: MANVIVDIRPLMERHRTGVSVYTENTLRSVLERDQKNKYFLFYNSFKSPADLPKFNRSDVFYCGFRYPNKILNLTMRFLGWPKVDKMVGKKFHIKADVFWMPNWQFIALSKNIKKILTVHDLSPLLYPDFFSLKRRLWHKLINTPKLCRTFDRLIAVSENTKNDLIKTLGLSEEKVTVVYPGTNSQLETHNLKLETIKTKYNLPDKFILYLGTLEPRKNIIGIITAFEKLINCRLPVAGCQLILAGPRGWLYEDIYRAAKQSPVADKIRFINYVAEDDKPTFYAAAELFIFPSFYEGFGFPPLEAMAAGTPVVASLGSSVGEILGDAALLVDPYNTNEIAGAMEQILTDEGLKNKLIERGRELVKRYSWGKCGEEILKNLQ, translated from the coding sequence ATGGCAAATGTAATCGTGGATATCAGGCCATTGATGGAACGCCACCGCACCGGCGTTTCCGTTTATACGGAAAACACTTTACGCAGCGTCTTGGAGCGCGACCAAAAAAATAAATACTTTCTTTTTTATAATTCTTTTAAATCCCCCGCCGATTTGCCGAAATTCAATCGCTCCGATGTTTTTTATTGCGGCTTTCGTTACCCCAATAAAATTCTGAACCTGACCATGAGATTTTTAGGCTGGCCGAAGGTGGACAAAATGGTCGGCAAAAAATTTCATATCAAAGCGGATGTTTTTTGGATGCCCAACTGGCAATTTATCGCTCTATCTAAAAATATTAAAAAAATTCTCACGGTCCACGACCTGTCGCCCTTGCTTTATCCGGATTTTTTTTCTCTAAAACGCCGACTGTGGCATAAATTAATAAATACCCCTAAACTCTGCCGAACTTTCGACCGGCTGATTGCCGTTTCGGAAAATACTAAAAACGATTTGATAAAAACTCTGGGTTTATCCGAAGAAAAAGTCACGGTTGTTTATCCCGGGACAAACTCGCAGCTTGAAACTCACAACTTGAAACTTGAAACGATAAAAACAAAGTATAATTTGCCTGATAAATTCATTTTATATCTCGGAACCTTGGAACCGAGAAAAAACATTATTGGCATCATTACGGCCTTTGAAAAATTAATCAATTGCCGGTTGCCAGTTGCCGGTTGCCAGTTAATTCTCGCCGGTCCCCGCGGTTGGCTCTACGAAGATATTTATCGGGCGGCTAAGCAAAGTCCGGTGGCGGATAAAATCCGGTTTATCAATTACGTAGCCGAAGATGATAAACCGACATTCTATGCCGCCGCGGAACTTTTTATTTTCCCCAGTTTTTATGAAGGCTTCGGTTTCCCTCCGCTGGAGGCCATGGCCGCCGGCACGCCGGTAGTTGCTTCTCTGGGCTCTTCGGTTGGGGAAATTTTAGGTGACGCCGCTCTTCTCGTTGACCCTTATAATACCAACGAAATCGCTGGAGCCATGGAACAAATCTTAACTGATGAGGGGCTAAAAAATAAATTAATAGAACGGGGGCGAGAATTGGTAAAAAGATACTCGTGGGGAAAATGCGGGGAAGAAATATTAAAAAATTTACAATAG
- a CDS encoding glycosyltransferase translates to MALKIALVHDHLTQEGGAEKVLRVLHEIFPAAPIFTLIYNPKTVGQDFAAKDIRTSFLQNIPGAKTKYQWLLPLMPAATESYNLADYDVVLSSSSALAKGVITQPRTLHVCYCHTPTRYLWSDTHKYIEELSYNRLVKKAMPIVLNRLRSWDRLAADRVDKFIANSETVRQRIQKYYNKPSEVIHPPVETKKFYISKNIGNYYLAGGRLVPYKRFDVIIEAFNRLGLPLKIFGEGRDFEKLKERAKPNIKFLGAVSFDELRELYSQCLAYLHPQEEDFGITAVEAMASGRPVIAYKAGGALETVVPGLSGEFFDEQIWEELGDKIIRFQPEKYNPEQIKKYAEQFDTENFKTKIRNFVQSSLEQKII, encoded by the coding sequence ATGGCTTTAAAAATAGCGTTGGTCCACGATCACCTAACTCAAGAGGGCGGGGCGGAAAAAGTGCTACGGGTATTGCATGAAATTTTTCCCGCGGCGCCGATTTTTACTTTAATTTACAACCCCAAAACCGTGGGCCAGGATTTTGCCGCCAAAGATATCCGGACTTCTTTTTTGCAAAATATCCCCGGCGCTAAAACCAAATACCAATGGCTGCTGCCGCTGATGCCTGCCGCCACCGAAAGCTACAATTTAGCCGACTACGACGTAGTGCTTTCCAGCTCCTCGGCTTTGGCCAAGGGCGTCATTACCCAACCGCGCACTCTCCACGTCTGCTATTGCCATACTCCCACGCGCTACCTCTGGAGTGACACTCATAAATATATAGAGGAACTTTCTTATAATCGGCTCGTCAAAAAAGCCATGCCCATAGTTTTAAATCGGCTGCGGTCCTGGGACAGATTAGCGGCCGACCGCGTGGATAAATTTATCGCCAATTCGGAGACTGTCCGACAACGAATCCAAAAATACTACAATAAACCCAGCGAGGTCATCCATCCTCCGGTGGAAACAAAAAAATTCTACATTTCTAAAAATATCGGCAATTATTATCTGGCCGGCGGGCGCCTTGTCCCCTACAAACGTTTTGATGTTATTATTGAGGCCTTCAATCGCCTCGGACTTCCTTTAAAAATTTTCGGCGAGGGACGCGATTTTGAGAAATTAAAGGAACGCGCCAAACCCAATATAAAATTTTTGGGCGCGGTTTCTTTTGATGAGCTTCGCGAGCTTTACTCCCAATGTCTGGCTTATCTCCACCCACAGGAAGAAGATTTCGGCATCACGGCGGTGGAGGCCATGGCTTCCGGCCGGCCGGTAATCGCCTACAAGGCTGGCGGAGCGCTGGAAACCGTGGTCCCGGGATTGAGCGGAGAATTTTTTGACGAACAAATCTGGGAAGAACTCGGAGATAAAATCATCCGCTTCCAGCCGGAAAAATATAATCCGGAACAAATCAAAAAATACGCCGAACAATTTGACACGGAAAATTTTAAAACTAAAATCAGAAATTTTGTTCAGTCATCTTTGGAACAAAAAATAATTTAA
- a CDS encoding sugar transferase: MKRSEVLFSIALVPLDYLMIILAALAAYHLRFGETVSELRPVIYELPFLNFLNIALVIGIIWIICFAVAGLYAMTATRKFRQELSKLFLASSTAVLIIILAFFFKRELFSSRFIIIATWVLGILFVGAGRIIIKIIQQQFFKRGYGVHRVVIVGGDATSDIIAGELYQNKKLGFRVVEHLKNFEEASQKQMEKIAEKFGIDEIIQADPNLPQEENWALIDYANEHHYAFRYAADIHKTQATNIEVAPIAGIPVIELKKTPLDGWGKIIKRIFDIIISGALIIILSPLMLLMAIAIKLDSPGPIFFSYERVGEKGRSFKYFKFRSMKHGTHWMRYSEEFKEKYQDVRAGTPLKKFKNDPRITRVGRFIRRWSLDELAELFNVFIGRMSLVGPRPHEIEEVAKYQKGHKRVLDIKPGMTGMAQVSGRSDLSFEDEVRLDTLYIEEWSLILDIIILLKTPLAVTKKRGAA, from the coding sequence ATGAAAAGGTCTGAAGTTTTATTTTCTATTGCCTTAGTCCCCCTGGATTATTTAATGATAATTTTGGCGGCGCTCGCCGCTTATCATCTGCGCTTTGGAGAAACGGTCAGCGAACTAAGGCCGGTAATTTATGAATTGCCTTTTTTAAATTTTTTAAATATCGCTTTGGTCATCGGCATCATCTGGATTATTTGTTTTGCCGTGGCTGGCCTCTATGCCATGACCGCCACCAGAAAATTCAGGCAAGAATTAAGTAAATTATTCCTGGCTTCTTCCACGGCGGTGCTCATTATTATTTTAGCTTTCTTCTTTAAACGCGAACTTTTTTCTTCGCGCTTTATTATTATCGCCACTTGGGTGCTCGGAATACTTTTTGTGGGGGCGGGAAGAATAATTATAAAAATCATTCAGCAGCAATTTTTTAAAAGGGGCTACGGAGTCCATCGGGTGGTCATTGTCGGCGGCGATGCCACCTCTGATATCATCGCCGGGGAGTTATATCAGAATAAAAAATTAGGATTCCGCGTGGTGGAACATTTAAAAAATTTTGAGGAGGCCTCGCAAAAACAGATGGAAAAAATCGCTGAAAAATTCGGCATTGATGAAATAATTCAAGCCGACCCCAATCTGCCCCAAGAAGAAAACTGGGCTCTTATTGATTACGCCAATGAACACCATTACGCTTTTCGCTATGCCGCCGATATCCACAAAACTCAAGCCACCAACATTGAAGTAGCGCCCATTGCCGGCATTCCGGTGATTGAGCTGAAAAAGACGCCGCTGGACGGCTGGGGGAAAATAATAAAAAGAATTTTTGACATTATAATTTCCGGAGCGCTGATTATAATTCTTTCTCCCCTGATGCTTCTCATGGCCATTGCTATTAAATTAGATTCTCCCGGTCCGATATTTTTTTCCTATGAAAGAGTCGGAGAAAAAGGCCGGTCTTTTAAATATTTCAAATTCCGCTCCATGAAACACGGCACTCATTGGATGCGTTATAGCGAAGAATTTAAAGAAAAATACCAAGATGTCCGGGCCGGCACGCCGCTTAAAAAATTTAAAAATGACCCGCGCATTACTCGCGTCGGCAGATTTATCCGCCGCTGGAGTTTAGATGAGCTGGCCGAACTTTTTAATGTCTTTATCGGCCGGATGAGTCTGGTCGGGCCGCGACCCCACGAGATTGAAGAAGTGGCTAAATATCAAAAAGGTCATAAAAGGGTCTTGGATATAAAACCGGGTATGACCGGTATGGCTCAAGTGAGCGGCCGCAGCGATTTAAGTTTTGAAGATGAGGTTCGTTTAGATACTTTATATATAGAAGAATGGTCTTTAATTTTGGATATAATTATTTTGCTCAAAACTCCCCTGGCGGTGACTAAAAAAAGGGGTGCGGCGTAA
- the trpS gene encoding tryptophan--tRNA ligase: MNKDTKKIVLSGMQPTGDLHIGNYLGALKNWVELQKKYKCFFFVADYHSITVAYDPKEKKNQILDLVLDYLAAGVDPEKSTIFIQSQIPECTELAWIFNSLTPIGELERMTQYKDKAQKNIKNINTGLLTYPILQAADILLYHANLVPVGQDQTQHLELAKDAARWFNNRFKVNYFEEPAGYLTETAKIMSLIEPEKKMSKSDGEKTYISIHDEPETILNKIKKAPTGTGDEKELPAGGKNLLNLLTYFGKEEVIKHFKTQVATHNVKYGEMKTAVAKAIADYLAPFRARRAELQKNKKYVEEILADGRQTAQKIAQKTIGEVKEIIGLL; encoded by the coding sequence ATGAATAAAGATACTAAAAAAATTGTCCTTTCGGGAATGCAGCCGACCGGCGACCTGCACATCGGCAACTATTTAGGCGCGCTTAAAAATTGGGTGGAGCTCCAAAAAAAATATAAATGTTTTTTCTTCGTGGCTGATTATCACTCCATTACCGTTGCTTATGACCCCAAAGAAAAAAAGAACCAAATTTTAGATTTGGTTTTGGATTATCTGGCGGCGGGCGTTGACCCGGAAAAATCAACCATTTTCATCCAATCGCAAATTCCCGAATGCACCGAGTTGGCTTGGATATTTAATTCCCTTACCCCGATCGGAGAGCTAGAAAGAATGACTCAATATAAAGACAAGGCTCAAAAAAATATTAAAAATATCAATACCGGACTACTCACCTACCCCATTCTTCAAGCCGCCGATATTTTACTTTATCACGCTAACCTGGTTCCCGTCGGACAAGACCAAACCCAGCATTTAGAACTCGCCAAAGACGCCGCTCGCTGGTTTAATAATCGCTTTAAAGTAAATTATTTTGAGGAACCCGCCGGTTATCTGACCGAAACGGCCAAGATTATGAGTTTAATCGAACCGGAGAAAAAAATGAGTAAAAGCGACGGGGAAAAAACTTATATTTCTATCCACGATGAGCCGGAAACTATTTTGAATAAAATCAAAAAGGCGCCGACGGGAACGGGAGATGAAAAAGAATTGCCAGCCGGAGGGAAAAATCTTTTGAACCTCTTGACATATTTTGGCAAAGAGGAGGTTATAAAACATTTCAAAACGCAAGTGGCCACACATAATGTCAAATACGGTGAGATGAAGACCGCCGTGGCCAAAGCTATTGCCGATTATCTTGCCCCCTTCCGCGCCAGAAGAGCCGAACTCCAAAAAAATAAAAAATACGTGGAGGAAATTTTGGCCGACGGACGGCAGACAGCTCAAAAAATAGCGCAAAAAACCATAGGGGAAGTTAAAGAAATAATCGGTTTGCTATAA
- a CDS encoding radical SAM protein: MEYFGFFPEKQIQKNKGKLLMLDIDFGRFCSLNCPACFRKRNVIDDTLKGDLTYDELISVIDEARELGLQSIKICGAGEPTQNSNFLKFLQDMTERNIGVAVFTKGQVLGNDEEAKKFYRAYGIKSAQELCNELSKLKVSFMLSFQSFDTDKQDGLVGNIKNHSFVRNQALINLVNAGFTKSNPTRLALELGPITKENYDEIFDLYVYARRRNIYLIPNFLMTSGKQIDKEFLKRYDLSEKQKYDLFIKIYSWNIENGIQTIEQIKREGISCMPGIHPCNQIACGLYVTANGNVVGCPGFTEIEGNVKKEKLKDIWERSQNYKVRKGIFNCKCPPKDDVVIPCSLYQKVLDKL, encoded by the coding sequence ATGGAATATTTCGGATTTTTCCCGGAAAAACAAATTCAAAAAAACAAAGGCAAACTTTTAATGCTAGACATAGATTTCGGCAGGTTCTGTTCTTTAAATTGCCCTGCTTGTTTTAGAAAAAGAAATGTTATTGATGACACCCTGAAGGGAGATCTAACTTATGATGAATTAATTAGTGTAATAGATGAAGCTAGGGAATTGGGGCTACAAAGCATTAAAATTTGCGGCGCCGGAGAACCTACACAAAATAGTAATTTTTTAAAATTTCTTCAAGACATGACCGAAAGAAATATTGGGGTAGCAGTATTTACAAAAGGGCAAGTTTTGGGAAATGATGAAGAAGCCAAAAAATTCTATCGTGCTTACGGAATTAAGTCGGCACAAGAATTGTGTAACGAACTCTCCAAATTGAAAGTTAGTTTTATGCTCAGTTTTCAATCTTTTGACACAGATAAACAAGATGGATTGGTGGGGAACATAAAAAATCATTCTTTCGTTAGAAATCAGGCTCTAATAAATTTAGTAAATGCTGGTTTTACAAAATCAAACCCCACTAGGCTGGCTCTTGAATTAGGACCAATCACCAAGGAAAATTACGATGAAATTTTTGATCTCTATGTTTACGCTCGCCGAAGGAATATATATCTTATTCCTAATTTTCTTATGACAAGCGGAAAACAAATTGATAAAGAATTTCTAAAACGGTATGATTTATCAGAAAAACAAAAGTACGATTTATTTATAAAGATTTACTCTTGGAACATAGAGAATGGGATACAAACAATTGAGCAAATCAAAAGAGAGGGTATTTCTTGCATGCCCGGTATTCATCCTTGTAACCAAATTGCCTGTGGGCTATATGTGACTGCCAATGGTAATGTTGTTGGCTGCCCGGGCTTCACAGAAATAGAAGGAAATGTAAAAAAAGAAAAATTAAAAGATATTTGGGAGAGGAGCCAAAATTATAAAGTCAGGAAGGGCATATTCAATTGTAAATGCCCACCAAAAGACGACGTGGTCATACCATGTAGTTTATATCAAAAAGTTTTGGATAAGTTGTAA
- a CDS encoding ribonuclease J, whose product MYYKYKKQNPSERRMKRRPARPYHYGDGAKKLNDDGKKLNIIILGGNEEVGRNMTVFEYGNDIVILDMGIQFPEEDMPGIDYIIPNISYLKGKEKNVRGVIFSHGHLDHIGAAPILLEQIGNPTIIGRDLTLAMIKHRQEDYKKGSSGRLKTIAVKNFEQKIALGSFRVGFFRVEHSIMDAMGVTIETPAGTVIHPGDWTMEQNPIHGEKITYNYLTKTPKPSILMLESLGATSSRERVPEKIMYENLKKLISGAPGRIIIATFASQVERIKQILEYATQINKKVALDGYSMKANVEIAQKLGYIKIGKGTLINIEQINNYPDNKIIVICTGAQGESHAVLSRIIRGAHKNIKIQKQDTIVFSSSVIPGNERTIQRLKDNLYRLSDHVIHSDIMDVHSSGHSTAADIKEMIREIKPTYFLPVYANHYFLKEAANIAYGLGYNKNNVFVLDDGSVFELKNNKVKIYERKANTDYVFVDGLGIGDISNIVLRDRQVMSESGMLVIIATIEAKTGRLVGNPDIISRGFIYMKENKRLVEETRRKAKKILDDKDPRTAAQSSDLKNKLRNDIGQFLFMKTERRPMILPVIIEV is encoded by the coding sequence ATGTATTACAAATACAAAAAACAAAATCCGAGCGAGCGCCGAATGAAAAGACGCCCGGCTCGTCCTTATCATTATGGCGATGGGGCAAAAAAATTAAACGACGACGGAAAAAAATTAAACATCATCATTTTGGGCGGCAACGAAGAAGTCGGCCGTAATATGACCGTCTTTGAATATGGCAATGATATTGTCATTTTAGACATGGGCATCCAGTTCCCCGAGGAAGATATGCCGGGAATTGATTATATTATTCCCAACATTTCCTACCTCAAAGGTAAAGAAAAAAATGTTCGGGGAGTAATCTTCAGCCATGGTCATTTAGACCATATCGGCGCCGCCCCCATACTTTTGGAACAAATCGGCAACCCGACTATTATCGGCCGCGACCTGACTTTAGCCATGATAAAGCACCGCCAAGAGGATTATAAAAAAGGCAGTTCGGGCCGGCTGAAAACTATCGCGGTTAAAAATTTTGAACAAAAAATCGCTCTGGGTTCTTTCCGCGTCGGATTCTTCCGCGTGGAACACTCTATAATGGATGCCATGGGCGTGACAATTGAAACTCCGGCGGGCACTGTTATTCACCCGGGCGACTGGACCATGGAACAAAATCCGATCCACGGAGAAAAAATTACCTACAATTATTTAACCAAAACGCCAAAACCCTCAATTCTGATGCTGGAAAGTTTGGGGGCTACTTCTTCCAGGGAAAGAGTGCCGGAAAAAATTATGTACGAAAATTTGAAGAAGCTTATTTCCGGAGCGCCGGGCAGAATTATTATTGCCACCTTTGCTTCTCAAGTGGAAAGAATTAAACAAATTTTGGAATACGCGACGCAAATTAACAAAAAGGTTGCTTTGGACGGTTATAGCATGAAAGCTAACGTAGAAATAGCCCAAAAACTCGGCTACATTAAAATCGGCAAAGGGACTTTAATTAACATAGAGCAAATCAATAATTATCCGGATAATAAAATTATTGTCATTTGCACCGGCGCGCAAGGAGAAAGCCACGCGGTTTTATCGCGCATCATCCGCGGCGCTCATAAAAATATCAAAATCCAAAAGCAGGACACCATTGTTTTTTCTTCTTCGGTTATTCCCGGCAATGAAAGAACAATCCAACGACTCAAAGACAATCTTTATCGCTTAAGCGACCACGTTATCCATTCTGATATTATGGATGTCCACTCTTCGGGACACAGCACGGCGGCGGACATCAAAGAAATGATCAGGGAAATTAAACCGACCTATTTTCTGCCGGTGTATGCCAACCATTATTTTCTCAAGGAAGCGGCAAATATCGCCTATGGTTTGGGCTATAATAAAAACAATGTTTTCGTTTTGGACGACGGCAGTGTTTTTGAACTCAAAAATAATAAAGTAAAAATTTACGAACGCAAGGCCAATACCGACTACGTCTTTGTGGACGGACTGGGAATCGGGGATATTTCCAATATCGTACTGCGTGACCGGCAAGTGATGTCTGAAAGCGGTATGCTCGTGATTATCGCCACCATTGAAGCCAAAACCGGACGCTTAGTCGGCAATCCGGATATTATTTCTCGGGGTTTTATTTATATGAAAGAAAATAAACGATTGGTTGAAGAAACCCGCCGCAAAGCCAAAAAAATACTTGACGATAAAGACCCCCGAACTGCCGCTCAAAGTTCCGACCTGAAAAATAAACTTCGTAATGACATCGGACAATTTCTCTTTATGAAAACCGAACGCCGGCCGATGATTTTGCCGGTAATCATAGAGGTATAG
- a CDS encoding peptide ABC transporter substrate-binding protein encodes MKFQDFFRRSKNDEVQKNNNPRPFVKQADLDKKLVLSLSKSRIPSFKQLKHLPKFLGPTENLLIKIVLATAVLALGILGWMTYKERVTYSPSYGGEYTEGLVGTPRYLNPVLAQTSEVDRDLSRLIFSSLLQYNENQEIVLDLAEKWEITADQKVYTVYLKQNVLWHDGAPFTADDVIFTVESIKDPEYRSPLAPSFRGVTVSKIDDYKISFSLEEPYAPFIEILTFGILPRHIWGEIPPANIHLAEYNLKPIGSGPFRFESLTKDRLGNIKSYRLSRNENYYLGRPFIEKINFKFYPDFNSAVEALRNKNTEGVNFLPRELKSVVEKNKGLVYYSLQIPQYTALFFNQSKKDVLKDKNLRKALALSLDRQKILEEILGGEGVVIDGPILPGYLGYTNETEKYDLNLSEANKILDELKWEILPIEDYINNRLAEELKKLEEEKAKQPTSTPPAAAAGENNLPAVENNPETKDPAEIISEKINNEIDKGQNFFRKKSGEILALNLTTVNQAENVKAAELIKNYWQEIGIKVNLIIVPPADIRRETIKNRDYEILLYSEIVGSDPDPYPFWHSSQNSHPGLNLAIFVNRHIDELLEDARQTINTEERSKKYKEFQDIMSKELPAIFLYSPTYTYVMDKKIKGIVANRLTIPSDRFAKIEKWYIKTKKNLNF; translated from the coding sequence GTGAAATTTCAAGATTTTTTTCGTCGTTCCAAAAATGACGAAGTCCAAAAAAATAACAATCCTCGGCCTTTTGTCAAACAAGCGGATTTAGACAAAAAGCTGGTTTTGTCTTTGTCAAAATCGCGTATTCCCAGTTTTAAACAGCTAAAACACCTTCCTAAATTTCTCGGCCCCACTGAAAATTTACTGATAAAAATTGTTTTGGCAACAGCGGTACTGGCCTTAGGAATTTTGGGCTGGATGACTTACAAGGAGCGGGTGACCTATTCCCCTTCCTACGGGGGCGAATATACTGAGGGTTTAGTGGGAACACCGCGCTACCTTAATCCGGTGTTGGCGCAAACCAGCGAGGTTGACCGCGATTTGAGCCGTTTAATTTTTTCCAGCTTACTGCAATACAACGAGAACCAGGAAATAGTTTTGGATCTGGCGGAAAAATGGGAAATAACCGCGGACCAAAAAGTTTATACTGTTTATCTTAAACAAAATGTTTTGTGGCATGATGGCGCCCCCTTTACCGCCGATGATGTTATTTTTACGGTGGAAAGCATTAAAGACCCAGAATATCGCAGTCCGCTCGCGCCGAGCTTTCGCGGAGTAACTGTTTCTAAAATTGATGACTATAAGATTTCTTTTTCTCTTGAAGAACCTTACGCACCGTTCATTGAAATTCTTACTTTTGGCATCTTGCCAAGGCATATTTGGGGCGAGATTCCCCCGGCCAACATTCACTTGGCGGAATACAACCTAAAACCAATAGGGTCTGGCCCCTTTAGATTTGAAAGCTTGACCAAAGATCGGCTGGGCAACATAAAATCCTATCGTCTATCGCGCAACGAAAATTATTATTTGGGACGACCCTTTATAGAAAAAATTAACTTCAAATTTTATCCTGATTTTAACAGCGCCGTTGAGGCCTTGCGCAATAAAAATACCGAAGGTGTAAATTTTCTGCCCCGGGAATTGAAATCTGTGGTGGAAAAAAACAAAGGTCTGGTCTATTATTCCCTACAAATACCTCAATACACCGCTCTTTTTTTCAATCAGTCAAAAAAGGATGTCCTTAAGGATAAAAATTTAAGGAAAGCGCTGGCTCTGAGTTTGGACCGGCAGAAAATTTTAGAAGAAATACTGGGCGGGGAAGGAGTAGTAATTGACGGGCCCATTCTCCCGGGCTATCTTGGCTATACCAATGAAACGGAAAAATATGACCTTAATTTATCCGAGGCTAATAAAATTCTTGACGAATTAAAATGGGAAATCCTACCTATTGAAGATTATATAAATAATCGCCTGGCCGAAGAACTGAAAAAACTTGAGGAAGAAAAAGCCAAACAACCAACGAGCACCCCTCCGGCTGCCGCTGCGGGGGAAAACAATTTACCGGCGGTGGAAAATAATCCGGAAACTAAAGATCCCGCTGAAATTATCAGTGAAAAAATTAACAACGAAATTGACAAGGGTCAAAACTTTTTCCGGAAAAAAAGCGGGGAAATCTTAGCTTTAAATTTAACCACCGTCAACCAAGCGGAAAATGTCAAAGCCGCGGAACTGATAAAAAATTACTGGCAGGAAATTGGCATTAAAGTTAATCTGATTATTGTTCCGCCCGCCGATATCCGCCGCGAAACAATTAAAAACAGAGATTACGAAATTTTATTATATTCGGAAATCGTCGGTTCCGACCCCGACCCCTATCCTTTCTGGCATTCTTCACAAAATTCTCACCCCGGACTCAATTTAGCCATTTTTGTCAATCGCCACATTGACGAACTTTTAGAAGACGCCCGGCAAACTATCAACACCGAAGAGCGTAGCAAAAAATACAAAGAGTTTCAGGATATTATGAGCAAAGAACTGCCGGCTATTTTCCTTTATTCCCCGACCTATACGTATGTCATGGATAAAAAAATTAAAGGAATAGTTGCTAATCGTTTGACTATACCCTCTGACCGTTTCGCTAAGATAGAGAAGTGGTACATAAAAACCAAAAAAAATTTAAACTTTTAA
- the secG gene encoding preprotein translocase subunit SecG, with product MKYLTILQIVIAVLLMIVILLQRRGTGLGSAFGGESNVYRTKRGIEKSLFISTIIFSILFLGTALLLLVLQK from the coding sequence ATGAAATATCTAACTATTCTACAAATCGTTATCGCCGTTCTGCTGATGATTGTGATTTTATTACAGCGCCGAGGGACTGGCCTGGGTTCAGCTTTTGGGGGAGAAAGCAATGTTTACCGGACCAAAAGAGGAATCGAGAAATCTCTTTTTATTTCAACTATAATCTTCTCCATACTCTTTTTAGGAACAGCCCTTCTCTTGCTGGTGCTCCAAAAATAA
- a CDS encoding DsbA family protein, whose translation MALSKKIVKFFLIILLSLLILAGLFFTGIFYFKSLNDDLKSGENIPSAPSELFNPQLLSLRSQLETADDPRLGPDDAPITIVQFMDFRCPVCAEAFPVLRELSYLYKDKVKFILRDYPLKAEESLNFALAGNCALEQKKFWPFHDKMFQYKDKITLENLSQYTEQAGLNKENFSACLNSERYKKEVYDDIADAQALGVKGTPTWFINGYKFEGAVPLEQFKEIIGGVLERMETGSK comes from the coding sequence ATGGCCTTGAGCAAAAAGATAGTAAAATTTTTTTTAATTATTCTTTTATCCCTACTGATATTAGCCGGGTTATTTTTTACGGGGATTTTTTATTTTAAATCGTTGAATGACGATTTAAAATCAGGGGAAAATATTCCTTCGGCGCCGAGCGAGCTGTTTAATCCTCAATTATTATCTTTACGCTCTCAATTGGAAACCGCTGATGACCCGCGTTTAGGGCCGGACGATGCGCCAATTACTATTGTGCAGTTTATGGATTTCCGCTGTCCGGTTTGCGCCGAGGCCTTTCCAGTTTTGCGGGAGCTTAGTTATTTATATAAAGATAAGGTTAAATTTATTTTGCGTGATTATCCTTTAAAAGCCGAGGAGTCGTTAAATTTTGCTTTAGCCGGAAATTGCGCTCTGGAACAAAAAAAGTTTTGGCCGTTTCACGATAAGATGTTCCAGTATAAAGATAAGATTACTTTGGAAAATTTGTCTCAATACACCGAGCAGGCGGGCCTTAATAAAGAAAATTTTAGCGCCTGTCTAAATTCGGAAAGATATAAGAAAGAAGTTTATGACGATATTGCCGATGCCCAAGCGCTGGGAGTAAAGGGCACGCCCACTTGGTTTATTAATGGCTATAAATTTGAAGGAGCCGTCCCATTGGAACAATTTAAGGAAATTATCGGCGGCGTGTTGGAGAGAATGGAGACAGGCAGCAAATAG